AAGGGATTATCCTAGGCCAAATCTATCGGCCTTTAGATCGGGTGGGGATTTACATCCCGGGCGGGACAGCTCCCCTTGTATCTACGGTGCTGATGACGGCTCTGCCGGCCAGAGTGGCTGGCACAGGTAAGATAATTATGGCCTCACCCCCCAATAAGGAAGGCAAAATTAATCCTTATATCCTGGCCGCTGCCCGGCTAAGTCAGGTTGATGAAATCTATCGGGCAGGCGGGGCTCAGGCCATTGCGGCCCTGGCCTATGGGACCGAAACTATAGCCAGGGTGGACAAGATTGTGGGGCCGGGCAATATCTATGTGGCCTTAGCCAAAAGCAAGGTCTACGGGCAGGTTGATATTGATATGGTGGCCGGTCCCTCAGAGATCGTGGTCGTAGCTGATGACCTGGCCAATCCGGCTTTTGCTGCGGCTGATCTTCTCTCTCAGGCCGAACACGATCCATTAGCTCGAAGCATCTTGATTACTTTATCTTTGGAAACGGCCCAAAAGGTAGAAAAAGAGATCGAGAGGCAAGTCGAGACCCTTCGCCGGGCTAATACCTGCCGGACTTCATTAGCTCAGCAGGGGGCTATTATTGTCGTCAGAGACCTGAAGGAGGCCTGCGAACTGGTCAACCGTATCGCCCCTGAACATCTGGAGCTTCAGGTA
This window of the bacterium genome carries:
- the hisD gene encoding histidinol dehydrogenase, which gives rise to MRILKSFEPAHKKIIEELLNRADSLLLDEEIGHRVDDILRRVRKEGDQALLEYTERFDQVKLSVDQLKVSQEEIDGALAEVEAENLQALKRAADNITRFHTGQLRNSHLSLEEEGIILGQIYRPLDRVGIYIPGGTAPLVSTVLMTALPARVAGTGKIIMASPPNKEGKINPYILAAARLSQVDEIYRAGGAQAIAALAYGTETIARVDKIVGPGNIYVALAKSKVYGQVDIDMVAGPSEIVVVADDLANPAFAAADLLSQAEHDPLARSILITLSLETAQKVEKEIERQVETLRRANTCRTSLAQQGAIIVVRDLKEACELVNRIAPEHLELQVSNPWELLGGIKNAGAIFLGNEAGESVGDYMAGPSHVLPTSGTARFASPLGVDDFIKRSSLIAYNRSALAKYGQDIIRLAEIEGLSAHARAIEVRLSVDSSQ